A stretch of the Capsicum annuum cultivar UCD-10X-F1 chromosome 10, UCD10Xv1.1, whole genome shotgun sequence genome encodes the following:
- the LOC107845391 gene encoding uncharacterized protein LOC107845391 isoform X4, giving the protein MGEHEGWAEPSGLLPNGLVPNAEPMIRVLGSERWLRAEERIAELVGCIQPNRPSEERRNSVADYVQRLIMKCFPCQVFTFGSVPLKTYLPDGDIDLTAFCNNQTLKDTWAYQVRDMLEEEEKNENAEFRVKEVQYIQAEVKLIKCLVENIVVDISFNQLGGLCTLCFLEEVDHLIDQNHLFKRSIILIKAWCYYESRLLGAHHGLISTYALETLVLYIFHMFNNSFVGPLEVLYRFLEFFSNFDWDNFCVSLWGPVPISSLPDVTAEPPRKDSGELLLSKLFLDACSSVYAVFPGGQESQGQPFVSKYFNVIDPLRVNNNLGRSVSKGNFYRIRSAFGFGAKKLARLLDCPEENLIHEVNQFFMNTWDRHGSGQRPDAPGAEFCPRLSTMDDLPDSEYLRVHSSEQKKVNEKSSGHDVEVEGTVSRIVSSQHGNHSAGSFSRMNDLAQSSYTESQKSYGNLNTSRAFDQAKKEFTSSQAVRSDKNQRNLRSDQTANDIQGKIVFSRTRSSPELTDTYGEVTSQGKRGNAPETAKMQPIPLRQDGRNWRKNQGSENLASQSDRSLNNDTSSIRHFPSHQSLDAVSDSNSRSNSFNQDAGLDAPSEELSFTGTRGMMHQDEQDLVNLMASNSLHGFNGQVHLPFNWASAQLPFPISPSVLASMGYNQRNFPGLVSANFPVIDPAFSNIQFPHGMISPHLNHYFPGPGLSPTSEDTIDRNSENFSSMDMNSGEVNKDIWHEPDSGSNIGFGPENGNYEAPQCDHKPHAVQSGFDFVPSSWVSSSSARAQQKQTKEKCGPIKEEHSDDIQFQDNRMSDVYAEERLASSRFSTSAHTSSVRSKTSSESSWDGSSSKSTKSTRGRRGNKTGAAEPTAGYGKGKMMSDNISNQAEEDDQDWNSVSNMGTEMAEGSSVPQSIISMHIARHNVPEYEGAQTSGSDPIIPIAPMLIGPGSRQRMTDNSGVIAFYPTGPPVPFLTMLPVYPDASTSQFGREECYDNRDSGQNLDPSEGSDHTENLNASCAIRGATSIEAPGGHRSDILNSDFASHWQNLQYGRFCQNPRHPGPLVYPPPVMVPPVYLQGRFPWDGPGRPLSANMNLFTQLMSYGPRVLPISPLQSVSNRPPNMFQHYADDIPRYRSGTGTYLPNPASVRDRHAPGTRRGNYNHDRNDNYGDREGNWNGNSKSRAGGRNYNRSQSEKLNSRLDRPVSSESRADRSWSSSHRHDSFSSYQSQNGPLHANSSPSVPPNMVYGMYPVTSMNPSAASSNGPGVPPVVMFYPFDHNSTYNSHGEQLEFGSIGPVGFSGINEQAQPGDRSRLKGAIEEQRFHAVSGQRSSPDRPSSPHYQRKKTEKW; this is encoded by the exons GTTTTCACTTTTGGTTCAGTACCCTTGAAGACTTATCTTCCTGATGGGGACATTGATTTAACTGCCTTCTGTAATAACCAAACTTTGAAAGATACATGGGCTTATCAAGTCCGGGATATGTTAGAGGAggaggagaaaaatgaaaatgctGAATTCCGTGTCAAGGAGGTTCAGTACATTCAAGCTGAA GTGAAGCTAATAAAATGTTTAGTTGAAAATATCGTGGTTGACATATCTTTCAATCAGCTAGGGGGTTTGTGTACCCTTTGCTTCCTTGAGGAG GTCGATCACCTGATAGACCAGAATCATTTATTCAAGCGCAGCATTATTTTAATTAAGGCGTGGTGTTATTATGAGAGCCGTTTATTGGGTGCTCATCATGGTCTTATTTCAACTTATGCCTTGGAGACCTTAGTTCTTTATATATTTCACATGTTCAACAATTCGTTTGTTGGGCCTCTAGAG GTTCTTTATCGCTTCTTGGAGTTCTTCAGCAACTTTGATTGGGACAACTTTTGTGTTAGCTTGTGGGGGCCTGTGCCAATTAGTTCACTTCCTGATGTCACTG CGGAACCTCCTCGAAAAGATAGTGGAGAATTGCTCCTCAGCAAATTGTTTCTTGATGCCTGTAGCTCTGTATATGCTGTTTTCCCTGGCGGCCAGGAAAGCCAAGGACAACCGTTTGTGTCTAAATATTTTAACGTGATTGATCCTTTACGAGTAAACAACAACCTTGGCCGCAGTGTGAGTAAAG GTAACTTCTATAGGATACGGAGTGCATTTGGATTTGGTGCCAAAAAGCTGGCAAGATTACTGGACTGCCCTGAAGAAAATCTCATTCATGAAGTAAATCAGTTCTTTATGAATACATGGGACAGGCACGGCAGTGGTCAGAGGCCAGATGCACCTGGAGCTGAGTTTTGCCCCAGACTGTCAACAATGGATGACCTTCCCGACTCCGAGTACTTAAGGGTCCACTCTAGTGAGCAaaaaaaggtaaatgaaaaaTCTTCTGGTCATGATGTTGAGGTGGAAGGAACTGTATCACGGATTGTTTCCTCTCAACATGGTAATCATTCAGCTGGAAGCTTCTCTAGAATGAATGATTTAGCTCAATCCTCATACACCGAGAGCCAAAAGAGCTATGGAAATTTGAACACCTCAAGGGCGTTTGATCAAGCGAAAAAGGAGTTCACTTCCTCTCAGGCTGTACGTTCCGATAAAAATCAGAGAAATTTGAGGTCTGATCAAACAGCAAATGATATACAGGGTAAGATTGTCTTTTCTAGAACACGGTCTAGTCCTGAGCTAACTGACACATATGGTGAAGTTACTTCTCAAGGAAAGCGTGGCAATGCTCCGGAGACTGCAAAAATGCAACCTATTCCATTGAGGCAGGATGGCAGGAACTGGAGGAAGAATCAAGGATCTGAAAATTTAGCAAGCCAGAGCGATCGATCTCTAAATAATGATACTTCATCTATCAGACATTTTCCCTCTCATCAAAGTCTTGATGCCGTCTCTGACTCCAACAGTAGATCAAATAGCTTTAACCAAGATGCGGGTTTAGATGCTCCGAGTGAAGAGCTTTCATTCACTGGTACACGGGGGATGATGCATCAGGATGAGCAAGATCTTGTAAACCTGATGGCATCTAATTCACTTCATGGTTTTAATGGTCAAGTTCATTTGCCATTTAATTGGGCTTCAGCTCAACTGCCTTTCCCTATCTCACCTTCCGTTCTGGCTTCTATGGGATATAATCAACGAAATTTTCCGGGATTAGTTTCAGCTAATTTTCCTGTGATTGATCCTGCATTTTCCAATATACAATTTCCTCATGGTATGATATCGCCCCACTTAAATCATTACTTCCCAGGCCCTGGCTTGAGTCCAACATCCGAAGATACAATTGATCGGAATAGTGAAAACTTTAGTTCTATGGATATGAACTCAGGTGAGGTGAACAAAGATATCTGGCACGAGCCAGATTCAGGTTCCAACATTGGATTTGGCCCAGAAAATGGAAATTATGAAGCGCCTCAATGTGATCATAAGCCACATGCAGTCCAGTCAGGTTTTGATTTTGTTCCTTCCTCTTGGGTGAGTAGCTCCAGTGCTAGAGCTCAGCAGAAGCAAACAAAGGAAAAATGTGGGCCGATCAAGGAAGAACATTCTGATGATATTCAGTTTCAGGATAACAGAATGAGCGATGTTTATGCTGAAGAAAGATTGGCAAGTTCAAGGTTCTCAACCTCTGCTCACACTAGTTCTGTGAGAAGCAAAACCTCTTCCGAGAGTTCTTGGGATGGTTCTTCTTCTAAAAGTACAAAGTCAACAAGGGGAAGACGGGGAAATAAAACAGGTGCTGCCGAGCCAACTGCTGGTTATGGAAAAGGTAAGATGATGTCTGACAATATCTCTAACCAAGCTGAGGAGGATGATCAGGATTGGAACTCAGTGTCAAACATGGGTACCGAAATGGCTGAGGGAAGTTCAGTACCTCAATCTATTATTTCCATGCACATTGCAAGGCATAATGTGCCTGAATATGAAGGTGCTCAGACAAGTGGATCTGACCCTATAATACCCATTGCACCAATGCTCATAGGGCCTGGTTCTCGGCAAAGAATGACAGATAATTCTGGGGTTATTGCCTTTTATCCCACTGGACCACCAGTTCCCTTTCTTACAATGCTTCCAGTATATCCTGATGCATCAACCAGCCAATTTGGAAGAGAAGAATGCTATGATAATCGTGATTCAGGCCAGAACCTTGATCCATCTGAGGGTTCTGATCACACTGAAAATCTAAATGCTTCCTGTGCTATTAGAGGGGCTACTTCTATAGAAGCACCTGGTGGACATAGGTCTGATATACTTAACAGTGACTTTGCTAGTCATTGGCAAAATTTACAATATGGACGGTTTTGCCAAAATCCAAGGCATCCTGGGCCTCTTGTTTATCCTCCTCCTGTTATGGTACCTCCTGTATACTTACAGGGTCGTTTTCCTTGGGATGGTCCTGGAAGACCGTTGTCAGCCAACATGAACCTTTTTACTCAGCTAATGAGCTATGGTCCTCGTGTATTACCCATTTCACCGCTACAGTCTGTTTCAAATAGACCTCCCAATATGTTTCAACATTATGCGGATGACATACCGAGATATCGTAGCGGGACAGGAACATATTTGCCAAATCCA GCTTCAGTCAGGGATCGGCATGCTCCTGGTACAAGAAGGGGGAATTACAACCATGACAGAAACGATAACTATGGTGACAGAGAAGGAAACTGGAATGGAAATTCAAAATCCCGTGCTGGTGGGCGCAATTACAACCGCAGCCAATCTGAGAAATTAAACTCAAGATTGGATCGTCCAGTGTCCAGTGAGAGCCGAGCTGACAGGTCATGGAGCTCCTCTCATAGACACGACTCCTTCTCTTCATATCAGTCTCAAAATGGTCCGTTGCATGCAAACTCAAGCCCAAGTGTTCCTCCGAATATGGTGTATGGCATGTATCCTGTAACATCAATGAATCCAAGTGCAGCATCTTCAAATGGACCTGGTGTCCCTCCAGTTGTAATGTTCTATCCATTTGACCATAATTCTACTTATAATTCACATGGAGAACAGCTTGAGTTCGGGTCTATAGGTCCAGTAGGCTTCTCAGGTATAAATGAACAAGCCCAGCCAGGTGATAGAAGTCGACTAAAGGGAGCAATTGAGGAACAGAGATTTCATGCAGTCTCTGGGCAACGGTCTTCCCCTGATCGACCGTCTTCACCGCATTATCAAAG AAAGAAGACTGAGAAATGGTGA
- the LOC107845391 gene encoding uncharacterized protein LOC107845391 isoform X1 yields MGEHEGWAEPSGLLPNGLVPNAEPMIRVLGSERWLRAEERIAELVGCIQPNRPSEERRNSVADYVQRLIMKCFPCQVFTFGSVPLKTYLPDGDIDLTAFCNNQTLKDTWAYQVRDMLEEEEKNENAEFRVKEVQYIQAEVKLIKCLVENIVVDISFNQLGGLCTLCFLEEVDHLIDQNHLFKRSIILIKAWCYYESRLLGAHHGLISTYALETLVLYIFHMFNNSFVGPLEVLYRFLEFFSNFDWDNFCVSLWGPVPISSLPDVTAEPPRKDSGELLLSKLFLDACSSVYAVFPGGQESQGQPFVSKYFNVIDPLRVNNNLGRSVSKGNFYRIRSAFGFGAKKLARLLDCPEENLIHEVNQFFMNTWDRHGSGQRPDAPGAEFCPRLSTMDDLPDSEYLRVHSSEQKKVNEKSSGHDVEVEGTVSRIVSSQHGNHSAGSFSRMNDLAQSSYTESQKSYGNLNTSRAFDQAKKEFTSSQAVRSDKNQRNLRSDQTANDIQGKIVFSRTRSSPELTDTYGEVTSQGKRGNAPETAKMQPIPLRQDGRNWRKNQGSENLASQSDRSLNNDTSSIRHFPSHQSLDAVSDSNSRSNSFNQDAGLDAPSEELSFTGTRGMMHQDEQDLVNLMASNSLHGFNGQVHLPFNWASAQLPFPISPSVLASMGYNQRNFPGLVSANFPVIDPAFSNIQFPHGMISPHLNHYFPGPGLSPTSEDTIDRNSENFSSMDMNSGEVNKDIWHEPDSGSNIGFGPENGNYEAPQCDHKPHAVQSGFDFVPSSWVSSSSARAQQKQTKEKCGPIKEEHSDDIQFQDNRMSDVYAEERLASSRFSTSAHTSSVRSKTSSESSWDGSSSKSTKSTRGRRGNKTGAAEPTAGYGKGKMMSDNISNQAEEDDQDWNSVSNMGTEMAEGSSVPQSIISMHIARHNVPEYEGAQTSGSDPIIPIAPMLIGPGSRQRMTDNSGVIAFYPTGPPVPFLTMLPVYPDASTSQFGREECYDNRDSGQNLDPSEGSDHTENLNASCAIRGATSIEAPGGHRSDILNSDFASHWQNLQYGRFCQNPRHPGPLVYPPPVMVPPVYLQGRFPWDGPGRPLSANMNLFTQLMSYGPRVLPISPLQSVSNRPPNMFQHYADDIPRYRSGTGTYLPNPKASVRDRHAPGTRRGNYNHDRNDNYGDREGNWNGNSKSRAGGRNYNRSQSEKLNSRLDRPVSSESRADRSWSSSHRHDSFSSYQSQNGPLHANSSPSVPPNMVYGMYPVTSMNPSAASSNGPGVPPVVMFYPFDHNSTYNSHGEQLEFGSIGPVGFSGINEQAQPGDRSRLKGAIEEQRFHAVSGQRSSPDRPSSPHYQSRKKTEKW; encoded by the exons GTTTTCACTTTTGGTTCAGTACCCTTGAAGACTTATCTTCCTGATGGGGACATTGATTTAACTGCCTTCTGTAATAACCAAACTTTGAAAGATACATGGGCTTATCAAGTCCGGGATATGTTAGAGGAggaggagaaaaatgaaaatgctGAATTCCGTGTCAAGGAGGTTCAGTACATTCAAGCTGAA GTGAAGCTAATAAAATGTTTAGTTGAAAATATCGTGGTTGACATATCTTTCAATCAGCTAGGGGGTTTGTGTACCCTTTGCTTCCTTGAGGAG GTCGATCACCTGATAGACCAGAATCATTTATTCAAGCGCAGCATTATTTTAATTAAGGCGTGGTGTTATTATGAGAGCCGTTTATTGGGTGCTCATCATGGTCTTATTTCAACTTATGCCTTGGAGACCTTAGTTCTTTATATATTTCACATGTTCAACAATTCGTTTGTTGGGCCTCTAGAG GTTCTTTATCGCTTCTTGGAGTTCTTCAGCAACTTTGATTGGGACAACTTTTGTGTTAGCTTGTGGGGGCCTGTGCCAATTAGTTCACTTCCTGATGTCACTG CGGAACCTCCTCGAAAAGATAGTGGAGAATTGCTCCTCAGCAAATTGTTTCTTGATGCCTGTAGCTCTGTATATGCTGTTTTCCCTGGCGGCCAGGAAAGCCAAGGACAACCGTTTGTGTCTAAATATTTTAACGTGATTGATCCTTTACGAGTAAACAACAACCTTGGCCGCAGTGTGAGTAAAG GTAACTTCTATAGGATACGGAGTGCATTTGGATTTGGTGCCAAAAAGCTGGCAAGATTACTGGACTGCCCTGAAGAAAATCTCATTCATGAAGTAAATCAGTTCTTTATGAATACATGGGACAGGCACGGCAGTGGTCAGAGGCCAGATGCACCTGGAGCTGAGTTTTGCCCCAGACTGTCAACAATGGATGACCTTCCCGACTCCGAGTACTTAAGGGTCCACTCTAGTGAGCAaaaaaaggtaaatgaaaaaTCTTCTGGTCATGATGTTGAGGTGGAAGGAACTGTATCACGGATTGTTTCCTCTCAACATGGTAATCATTCAGCTGGAAGCTTCTCTAGAATGAATGATTTAGCTCAATCCTCATACACCGAGAGCCAAAAGAGCTATGGAAATTTGAACACCTCAAGGGCGTTTGATCAAGCGAAAAAGGAGTTCACTTCCTCTCAGGCTGTACGTTCCGATAAAAATCAGAGAAATTTGAGGTCTGATCAAACAGCAAATGATATACAGGGTAAGATTGTCTTTTCTAGAACACGGTCTAGTCCTGAGCTAACTGACACATATGGTGAAGTTACTTCTCAAGGAAAGCGTGGCAATGCTCCGGAGACTGCAAAAATGCAACCTATTCCATTGAGGCAGGATGGCAGGAACTGGAGGAAGAATCAAGGATCTGAAAATTTAGCAAGCCAGAGCGATCGATCTCTAAATAATGATACTTCATCTATCAGACATTTTCCCTCTCATCAAAGTCTTGATGCCGTCTCTGACTCCAACAGTAGATCAAATAGCTTTAACCAAGATGCGGGTTTAGATGCTCCGAGTGAAGAGCTTTCATTCACTGGTACACGGGGGATGATGCATCAGGATGAGCAAGATCTTGTAAACCTGATGGCATCTAATTCACTTCATGGTTTTAATGGTCAAGTTCATTTGCCATTTAATTGGGCTTCAGCTCAACTGCCTTTCCCTATCTCACCTTCCGTTCTGGCTTCTATGGGATATAATCAACGAAATTTTCCGGGATTAGTTTCAGCTAATTTTCCTGTGATTGATCCTGCATTTTCCAATATACAATTTCCTCATGGTATGATATCGCCCCACTTAAATCATTACTTCCCAGGCCCTGGCTTGAGTCCAACATCCGAAGATACAATTGATCGGAATAGTGAAAACTTTAGTTCTATGGATATGAACTCAGGTGAGGTGAACAAAGATATCTGGCACGAGCCAGATTCAGGTTCCAACATTGGATTTGGCCCAGAAAATGGAAATTATGAAGCGCCTCAATGTGATCATAAGCCACATGCAGTCCAGTCAGGTTTTGATTTTGTTCCTTCCTCTTGGGTGAGTAGCTCCAGTGCTAGAGCTCAGCAGAAGCAAACAAAGGAAAAATGTGGGCCGATCAAGGAAGAACATTCTGATGATATTCAGTTTCAGGATAACAGAATGAGCGATGTTTATGCTGAAGAAAGATTGGCAAGTTCAAGGTTCTCAACCTCTGCTCACACTAGTTCTGTGAGAAGCAAAACCTCTTCCGAGAGTTCTTGGGATGGTTCTTCTTCTAAAAGTACAAAGTCAACAAGGGGAAGACGGGGAAATAAAACAGGTGCTGCCGAGCCAACTGCTGGTTATGGAAAAGGTAAGATGATGTCTGACAATATCTCTAACCAAGCTGAGGAGGATGATCAGGATTGGAACTCAGTGTCAAACATGGGTACCGAAATGGCTGAGGGAAGTTCAGTACCTCAATCTATTATTTCCATGCACATTGCAAGGCATAATGTGCCTGAATATGAAGGTGCTCAGACAAGTGGATCTGACCCTATAATACCCATTGCACCAATGCTCATAGGGCCTGGTTCTCGGCAAAGAATGACAGATAATTCTGGGGTTATTGCCTTTTATCCCACTGGACCACCAGTTCCCTTTCTTACAATGCTTCCAGTATATCCTGATGCATCAACCAGCCAATTTGGAAGAGAAGAATGCTATGATAATCGTGATTCAGGCCAGAACCTTGATCCATCTGAGGGTTCTGATCACACTGAAAATCTAAATGCTTCCTGTGCTATTAGAGGGGCTACTTCTATAGAAGCACCTGGTGGACATAGGTCTGATATACTTAACAGTGACTTTGCTAGTCATTGGCAAAATTTACAATATGGACGGTTTTGCCAAAATCCAAGGCATCCTGGGCCTCTTGTTTATCCTCCTCCTGTTATGGTACCTCCTGTATACTTACAGGGTCGTTTTCCTTGGGATGGTCCTGGAAGACCGTTGTCAGCCAACATGAACCTTTTTACTCAGCTAATGAGCTATGGTCCTCGTGTATTACCCATTTCACCGCTACAGTCTGTTTCAAATAGACCTCCCAATATGTTTCAACATTATGCGGATGACATACCGAGATATCGTAGCGGGACAGGAACATATTTGCCAAATCCA AAGGCTTCAGTCAGGGATCGGCATGCTCCTGGTACAAGAAGGGGGAATTACAACCATGACAGAAACGATAACTATGGTGACAGAGAAGGAAACTGGAATGGAAATTCAAAATCCCGTGCTGGTGGGCGCAATTACAACCGCAGCCAATCTGAGAAATTAAACTCAAGATTGGATCGTCCAGTGTCCAGTGAGAGCCGAGCTGACAGGTCATGGAGCTCCTCTCATAGACACGACTCCTTCTCTTCATATCAGTCTCAAAATGGTCCGTTGCATGCAAACTCAAGCCCAAGTGTTCCTCCGAATATGGTGTATGGCATGTATCCTGTAACATCAATGAATCCAAGTGCAGCATCTTCAAATGGACCTGGTGTCCCTCCAGTTGTAATGTTCTATCCATTTGACCATAATTCTACTTATAATTCACATGGAGAACAGCTTGAGTTCGGGTCTATAGGTCCAGTAGGCTTCTCAGGTATAAATGAACAAGCCCAGCCAGGTGATAGAAGTCGACTAAAGGGAGCAATTGAGGAACAGAGATTTCATGCAGTCTCTGGGCAACGGTCTTCCCCTGATCGACCGTCTTCACCGCATTATCAAAG CAGAAAGAAGACTGAGAAATGGTGA